Proteins encoded together in one Acidaminococcus timonensis window:
- a CDS encoding YbaB/EbfC family nucleoid-associated protein: protein MFKGGMAMNGMQGMLKKVQKMQSQMSKLQEELKEREVEGTAGGEAVKVVVNGNKNLLKLTISPDAVDPDDVEMLQDLIVTAVNDAMKKVDDMTESELGKVTGGLKLPGMF from the coding sequence ATGTTTAAAGGCGGAATGGCAATGAATGGCATGCAGGGCATGTTGAAGAAAGTCCAGAAGATGCAGAGCCAGATGAGCAAACTGCAGGAAGAACTGAAAGAACGGGAAGTGGAAGGCACTGCCGGTGGTGAAGCTGTCAAAGTGGTGGTGAACGGCAACAAAAATCTGCTGAAACTCACCATTTCTCCCGATGCCGTGGATCCGGACGATGTGGAAATGCTCCAGGACCTGATTGTGACCGCTGTCAATGATGCCATGAAGAAAGTGGATGACATGACGGAAAGCGAACTGGGCAAGGTCACTGGCGGGCTGAAACTCCCCGGGATGTTTTGA
- the recR gene encoding recombination mediator RecR yields the protein MRMVKPLARLHEQLRKLPGIGSKSALRLAYHVLDMKREDVEALAQSLLDVKDKVHLCRQCFDLCEGDLCEICQDETRDRSLVCVVEQPQDVAAMERTRGYQGLYHVLHGVLSPLDGVGPDQLKIRELLLRLQKGTIKEVIIATNSDVEGEATANYLAGLIRPTGIKVSRIAHGLPVGGDLEYADELTLYKALENRREI from the coding sequence ATGCGAATGGTAAAACCCCTGGCACGGCTCCATGAACAGCTGCGCAAACTGCCGGGCATCGGCAGCAAGAGTGCGCTGCGGCTGGCGTACCATGTGCTGGATATGAAACGGGAGGATGTGGAAGCCCTGGCCCAGTCCCTGCTGGACGTAAAGGACAAGGTCCATCTCTGCCGCCAGTGCTTCGATCTGTGCGAAGGGGACCTGTGCGAGATCTGCCAGGATGAGACCCGGGACCGGAGCCTGGTGTGCGTGGTGGAACAGCCCCAGGACGTGGCCGCCATGGAGCGGACCCGTGGGTACCAGGGCCTGTACCACGTGCTCCACGGGGTGCTTTCGCCCCTGGATGGAGTGGGGCCCGACCAGCTGAAGATCCGGGAACTGCTGCTGCGGCTCCAGAAGGGCACCATCAAAGAAGTGATCATCGCCACCAATTCCGATGTGGAGGGGGAGGCCACGGCCAATTACCTGGCCGGGCTGATCCGTCCCACCGGCATCAAGGTCAGCCGCATCGCCCATGGTCTGCCTGTCGGTGGGGACCTGGAGTATGCCGATGAACTGACTTTGTATAAAGCGCTGGAAAACCGGCGAGAAATCTGA
- a CDS encoding pro-sigmaK processing inhibitor BofA family protein, which translates to MEMWLAAGAALVVLFFVINMFSLSLKLLWNGICGVILLWLFNLVGGIFGVTIPIHFISALVAGFFGVPGVIVMLLMQVMG; encoded by the coding sequence ATGGAAATGTGGCTTGCGGCGGGGGCAGCGCTCGTTGTGCTGTTCTTCGTCATCAATATGTTCTCTCTGTCGCTGAAACTGCTGTGGAATGGCATCTGCGGAGTCATCCTGCTGTGGCTGTTCAATCTGGTGGGCGGAATCTTCGGGGTGACCATCCCCATCCATTTCATCTCGGCACTGGTGGCCGGGTTCTTTGGCGTCCCCGGTGTCATCGTCATGCTGCTGATGCAGGTCATGGGCTGA
- the dnaX gene encoding DNA polymerase III subunit gamma/tau yields MAYVALYRTWRPQDFDDLVGQEPIKKALTNALETGRISHAYLFAGPRGTGKTSTARILAKALNCEKGPTAHPCNHCTNCREITEGTSSDVVEIDAASNRGIDEIRKLREQVYFAPVSSRYKVYIIDEVHMITTDAFNALLKTLEEPPDHVVFILATTEPQKILNTILSRCQRFDFHRATVDEIARHLARVAAGSHIEATPQALRLMAIQADGGLRDALSLLDQCSVMASPVTEETVRQVLGLVGREKLRQLVTQIGRRDLSGALDSLNQLLEQGREMEQILAELMEYFRALLLFQADREYQEIYLTDTREALEQAAGLFTRDQIVAHVERIHEAVKESRYSLRKKIVGELCLFDLCKERGNSEAALLARIETLEQQVAALTAGGIPAAPVRPAVTASVDAAPASATPVPPVPAPAATQSVSRPRARQVFAKMAAAQQAERPAVPAVAAPEGTSAAPVAPVGPVSAVPSRAPEEVQFNGSGRAQAQQLWQLVLQGLKRRRKRTFMIYAEMAKVADFQGQTLLLTVSTDFGKEKMEEPSFKNLIQEILKEATGQALRLEVIQSEGEITLNKPAAGPASAPVPQASDPIPASPAPETAPLPPEPEAPENSPQSAPAPGAVTTPPTAREAAQSAIPATPVKPSELPDGVKKAIQVFGGEVYKE; encoded by the coding sequence ATGGCATACGTAGCATTGTACCGTACCTGGCGTCCCCAGGATTTCGACGACCTGGTGGGACAGGAACCCATCAAGAAGGCCCTGACCAATGCGCTGGAAACGGGCCGGATTTCCCATGCCTATCTGTTTGCCGGGCCCCGGGGTACCGGCAAGACCAGTACCGCCCGGATCCTGGCCAAAGCCCTGAACTGCGAGAAGGGCCCTACAGCCCATCCCTGCAACCACTGTACCAACTGTCGGGAAATCACAGAAGGAACCTCCAGTGACGTGGTGGAAATCGATGCCGCTTCCAACCGGGGCATTGACGAGATCCGGAAACTGCGGGAGCAGGTGTACTTTGCGCCTGTGTCCAGCCGGTACAAGGTCTACATCATCGACGAAGTGCACATGATCACCACCGATGCCTTCAATGCGCTGCTGAAAACCCTGGAGGAACCGCCGGACCATGTGGTGTTCATCCTGGCCACCACCGAGCCCCAGAAGATCCTGAACACCATCCTGTCCCGCTGCCAGCGGTTCGATTTCCATCGGGCCACGGTGGACGAAATTGCCCGGCACCTGGCCAGAGTGGCGGCAGGCAGCCACATCGAGGCAACTCCCCAGGCCCTGCGCCTGATGGCCATCCAGGCTGATGGGGGGCTGAGGGATGCCCTGAGCCTCTTGGATCAGTGCAGCGTGATGGCCAGCCCGGTGACGGAAGAGACCGTCCGTCAGGTATTGGGCCTGGTGGGCCGGGAAAAGCTGCGTCAGCTGGTCACCCAGATCGGCCGGCGGGACCTTTCCGGGGCTCTGGATTCCCTGAACCAGTTGCTGGAACAGGGCAGGGAGATGGAACAGATCCTGGCGGAGCTGATGGAATACTTCCGGGCTCTGCTGCTGTTTCAGGCAGACAGGGAATACCAGGAAATCTACCTAACCGATACCCGGGAAGCCCTGGAGCAGGCGGCAGGCCTTTTTACCAGGGACCAGATCGTGGCCCATGTGGAACGGATCCATGAGGCAGTGAAGGAAAGCCGGTATTCCCTGCGGAAGAAGATCGTAGGGGAACTGTGCCTGTTCGATCTGTGCAAAGAACGGGGAAATTCGGAGGCGGCCCTTCTGGCCCGGATCGAGACCCTGGAACAGCAGGTGGCGGCCCTGACTGCGGGGGGCATCCCGGCGGCACCGGTCCGTCCGGCGGTGACGGCATCTGTGGATGCAGCCCCGGCCTCGGCCACGCCGGTACCGCCGGTTCCTGCACCTGCAGCGACTCAGTCGGTCAGCAGACCCCGGGCCCGGCAGGTATTCGCAAAAATGGCGGCGGCCCAGCAGGCGGAACGTCCGGCAGTTCCGGCGGTTGCCGCTCCGGAAGGAACCTCTGCAGCACCGGTCGCCCCTGTGGGTCCTGTGTCGGCGGTTCCCTCCCGGGCTCCGGAGGAGGTGCAGTTCAACGGCAGCGGACGGGCCCAGGCCCAGCAGCTGTGGCAGCTGGTGCTCCAGGGCCTGAAGCGGCGCCGGAAACGGACGTTCATGATCTATGCGGAAATGGCCAAAGTGGCTGACTTTCAGGGACAGACCCTGCTCCTTACCGTAAGCACCGATTTCGGCAAGGAAAAGATGGAGGAACCTTCCTTTAAGAATTTGATCCAGGAAATCCTGAAGGAAGCCACGGGCCAGGCTCTCAGGCTGGAAGTCATCCAGTCGGAGGGAGAAATCACGTTGAACAAGCCGGCCGCAGGTCCTGCCTCCGCACCGGTACCGCAGGCCTCTGATCCGATTCCGGCTTCCCCGGCACCGGAAACAGCACCCCTGCCTCCGGAACCGGAGGCCCCGGAGAATTCTCCACAATCGGCACCGGCCCCTGGGGCCGTTACCACGCCTCCCACGGCCCGGGAGGCTGCGCAATCAGCAATCCCCGCCACCCCTGTGAAACCTTCGGAACTCCCGGACGGAGTGAAAAAGGCCATACAGGTCTTTGGCGGTGAAGTGTATAAAGAATAA
- a CDS encoding GtrA family protein, whose product MLHKSSNEKVRVLCYLIIGGTAALFEWSLVYLFNLRWGWNYLVATAAAYLCSTVCHYIATNIWVFTSGVRYSRKKEFSLVLVVSTLGLLFNVLLMRIFVGGMGLPVMVSKIIASALVTIWNYFSRKKWIYVE is encoded by the coding sequence ATGCTGCACAAATCGTCCAATGAAAAAGTCCGTGTCCTCTGCTATCTGATCATCGGGGGCACGGCTGCTTTGTTTGAATGGAGCCTGGTATACCTGTTCAACCTGCGCTGGGGCTGGAACTACCTGGTGGCTACAGCGGCCGCCTACCTGTGCTCTACAGTGTGTCATTATATCGCTACCAACATCTGGGTGTTCACCAGCGGAGTCCGGTACAGCAGAAAGAAAGAATTTTCCCTGGTGCTGGTGGTTTCCACCCTGGGCCTTCTGTTCAACGTGCTGCTCATGCGGATTTTCGTAGGCGGAATGGGCCTGCCGGTGATGGTTTCCAAGATCATCGCTTCGGCCCTTGTGACCATCTGGAACTATTTTTCCAGGAAAAAATGGATTTACGTAGAATGA